One Phaseolus vulgaris cultivar G19833 chromosome 4, P. vulgaris v2.0, whole genome shotgun sequence DNA window includes the following coding sequences:
- the LOC137837079 gene encoding protein trichome birefringence-like 19, translated as MTLSYFPLLLLLSLSLLSFSIMKFQDSEHLFGNTTTPKHMIPKVTFIAILVILALAITPLWYPFLSYHSSSLLKMKNNKYKHIEASTHDEDMAHSNLPSTHVEMCDIFTGEWVPNPKAPYYTNKTCWAIHEHQNCMKYGRPDSEFMKWRWKPSDCELPIFNPFQFLEIVKGKSMAFVGDSVGRNQMQSMICLLSRVEWPIDVSYTSDEYFKRWKYPSYNFTMATFWTPHLVRSKVADSNGPSNTGLFNLYLDEHDEKWTTQVQDFDYIILDGGHWFYRPMVFYERKKIVGCHFCLMENVPDLTMFYGYRKAFRTAFRAINSLEDFKGTVFLRTFAPSHFENGIWNQGGNCVRTKPFRSSEAQLEGTNLELYMIQLEEFKKAEKEGRKKGLKLKLIDTTQAMLMRPDGHPSRYGHWAHENVTLYNDCVHWCLPGPIDTWSDFLLQILKMEGMRSAIS; from the exons ATGACCCTATCCTATttccctcttcttcttcttctgtctctttctcttctctcaTTCTCCATCATGAAGTTCCAAGACAGTGAGCATCTCTTTGGGAACACCACCACCCCAAAGCACATGATCCCAAAAGTGACCTTCATAGCAATTTTGGTGATCCTAGCACTTGCAATCACCCCTCTGTGGTACCCTTTTTTGAGCTATCATTCATCATCACTcttgaagatgaagaacaacaagtACAAGCACATTGAAGCATCTACTCATGATGAGGATATGGCACACAGCAACCTTCCCTCAACACATGTGGAGATGTGTGACATTTTCACAGGGGAGTGGGTGCCAAACCCTAAGGCACCATACTACACAAACAAGACTTGTTGGGCCATTCATGAACACCAGAATTGCATGAAGTATGGCAGACCTGACTCTGAGTTCATGAAGTGGAGATGGAAGCCCAGTGACTGTGAACTTCCCATATTCAACCCTTTTCAGTTCTTGGAAATTGTTAAGGGCAAATCCATGGCCTTTGTTGGTGACTCTGTGGGAAGGAATCAGATGCAGTCCATGATTTGTCTCCTTTCTAGG GTGGAATGGCCAATAGATGTATCATACACAAGTGATGAGTATTTCAAGAGATGGAAGTACCCTAGTTACAACTTCACCATGGCCACTTTTTGGACACCCCATCTAGTAAGATCCAAAGTGGCTGATTCAAATGGTCCAAGCAACACTGGTCTTTTCAACCTCTACCTTGATGAGCATGATGAGAAATGGACCACACAAGTTCAAGATTTTGACTACATCATTCTTGATGGAGGGCACTGGTTCTACAGACCAATGGTGTTCTATGAGAGGAAAAAGATTGTGGGGTGCCATTTTTGCCTCATGGAAAATGTCCCTGACTTGACCATGTTCTATGGCTACAGAAAGGCTTTTAGGACTGCTTTTAGGGCAATCAATAGCTTGGAAGACTTCAAGGGCACAGTATTTCTCAGAACATTTGCACCATCTCATTTTGAAAATGGGATATGGAATCAAGGAGGAAATTGTGTGAGAACCAAGCCATTTAGGAGTAGTGAGGCACAATTAGAGGGCACAAATTTGGAGCTTTATATGATCCAATTGGAGGAGTTTAAGAAAGCTGAAAAAGAAGGTAGAAAGAAGGGTTTGAAATTGAAGTTAATTGACACCACACAAGCAATGTTAATGAGACCTGATGGTCATCCAAGTAGATATGGACATTGGGCACATGAGAATGTAACATTGTATAATGATTGTGTTCATTGGTGCTTGCCAGGACCCATTGACACATGGAGTGATTTCTTGCTACAAATCTTGAAGATGGAGGGAATGAGATCAGCTATaagctaa